The Myotis daubentonii chromosome 21, mMyoDau2.1, whole genome shotgun sequence genome window below encodes:
- the ALDH1A3 gene encoding retinaldehyde dehydrogenase 3, which translates to MATTNGAVENGPPDKKPPALPRPIRNLEVKFTKMFINNEWHESTSGKKFATYNPSTLEQICEVEEGDKPDVDKAVEAAHAAFQRGSPWRRLDALNRGRLLHQLADLVERDRAVLATLETMDTGKPFLHAFFIDLEGCIKTLRYFAGWADKIQGRTIPTDDNVVCFTRHEPIGVCGAITPWNFPLLMLVWKLAPALCCGNTIVVKPAEQTPLTALYLGSLIKEVGFPPGVVNIVPGFGPTVGAAMSSHPRISKIAFTGSIEVGKLVKEAASRSNLKRVTLELGGKNPCIVCADADLDLAVECAHQGIFFNQGQCCTAASRVFVEEQVYPEFVRRSVERARKRPVGDPFDARTEHGPQIDQNQFDKILALIESGKKEGARLECGGSAMEDRGLFIKPTVFSEVTDTMRIAKEEIFGPVQPILKFKTIEEVIRRANSLEYGLTAAVFTKNLDKALKLASALESGTVWINCYNAIYAQAPFGGFKMSGNGRELGEYALSEYTEVKTVTIKLDDKDP; encoded by the exons ATGGCCACCACCAACGGGGCCGTGGAGAACGGGCCGCCCGACAAGAAGCCGCCGGCCCTGCCGCGCCCCATCCGCAACCTGGAGGTCAAGTTCACCAAG ATGTTCATCAACAACGAATGGCACGAGTCCACCAGCGGGAAAAAGTTCGCCACCTACAACCCTTCAACGCTAGAACAAATCTGCGAGGTGGAGGAAGGAGATAAG CCCGACGTGGACAAGGCCGTGGAGGCCGCACACGCCGCCTTCCAGAGGGGCTCCCCGTGGCGCCGGCTGGACGCCCTGAACCGAGGCCGCCTGCTGCACCAGCTGGCCGACCTGGTGGAGAGGGACCGCGCGGTCCTGGCC ACCCTGGAGACCATGGACACGGGCAAGCCGTTCCTTCACGCCTTTTTCATCGACCTGGAGGGCTGCATCAAAACCCTCCGCTACTTTGCAGGGTGGGCAGACAAGATCCAGGGCCGGACCATCCCCACAG ATGACAACGTTGTGTGTTTCACCCGGCACGAGCCCATAGGTGTGTGTGGGGCCATCACTCCT TGGAACTTCCCTCTGCTGATGCTGGTGTGGAAGTTGGCGCCGGCTCTGTGCTGTGGCAACACCATCGTCGTGAAGCCGGCCGAACAGACGCCCCTCACCGCCCTCTACCTCGGCTCTCTGATCAAAGAG GTCGGCTTCCCTCCTGGCGTGGTGAACATCGTGCCCGGATTCGGACCCACCGTGGGAGCCGCCATGTCCTCCCACCCTCGGATCAGCAAGATCGCCTTCACCGGGTCCATAGAG GTTGGCAAGCTGGTTAAAGAGGCCGCGTCTCGCAGCAACCTGAAGAGGGTGACGCTGGAACTCGGGGGGAAGAACCCCTGTATCGTGTGTGCCGACGCCGACC TGGACTTGGCCGTGGAGTGCGCCCACCAGGGAATATTCTTCAACCAAGGCCAGTGCTGCACGGCCGCCTCCAGGGTGTTCGTGGAAGAGCAAGTGTACCCCGAGTTCGTCAGGAGGAGCGTGGAGCGTGCCCGGAAGCGGCCCGTCGGGGACCCCTTCGACGCCAGGACGGAACACGGGCCCCAG ATTGACCAAAACCAGTTCGACAAAATCCTCGCGCTCATCGAGAGCGGCAAGAAGGAGGGAGCCAGGCTGGAATGTGGGGGCTCGGCCATGGAAGACCGGGGGCTCTTCATCAAGCCCACCGTCTTCTCGGAGGTCACAGACACCATGCGGATCGCCAAAGAGGAG ATTTTTGGGCCGGTGCAGCCGATCCTGAAGTTCAAAACGATCGAAGAAGTGATCAGAAGAGCCAACAGCCTGGAATATGGGCTCACGGCGGCTGTATTTACGAAGAACTTGGACAAAGCCCTGAAGCTGGCTTCCGCCTTGGAGTCGGGCACTGTCtg gaTCAACTGCTACAACGCCATCTACGCGCAGGCTCCGTTCGGTGGCTTTAAAATGTCGGGAAACGGCCGAGAATT AGGCGAGTACGCGCTGTCGGAATACACCGAAGTGAAAACAGTCACCATCAAACTGGACGACAAGGACCCCTGA